DNA sequence from the Streptomyces cinnabarinus genome:
GCGGTGCCTCGCCACTCGACGGTGCTGACCCGGCGCCCCGCGACCCGCGCGCCCAGCGGCACGGCGGCGACCAGCGTGAGCGCCCCGAGCGGCTGGACGACGGTGAGCGGCCCGTACTTCAGGGCCACGACGTGCAGCAGCGCGCCAGTGGCGTTGAGCCCGACGGTCGACCACCAGGCCGGCGAGCCCAGCAGTCGCAGCACACCGTTCCCGGGGGTCCGGGAGGCGAGCCGCTCCTGGGCGACGGCGGCGGCCGCGTAGGCGACGGCGGAGAACAGGGACAGCACTACGGCAAGCAGCGTGGCGTTCATCGGCCCGCTCCCACGAGAGTCGGTTCGTCAACGGGTACTTCGGCCGGTACGAGGTGTTCGGTGCCGCGGCCTGCCGTGGTCCGGGTGCGGTGCGGCAGGTGGATCACGGCGAGCGCGAGGGCGAGCAGTACGCCCGCCACGATCGCGTCGAGCCAGTAGTGGTTGGCCGTCCCCACGATCACCAGCAGGGTCAGCAGGGGGTGGAGCAGCCACAGCCAGCGCCGGCGGGAGCGGGTGGCGACGATCAGGCCGATCGCCACCATCAGGGCCCAGCCGAAGTGCAGCGAGGGCATCGCCGCGAACTGGTTGGACAGGTGGTCGCTGGAGGGCGGTCCGTACACGGAGGGTCCGTAGACCCGCGCGGTGTCCACCAGGCCGGTCGCGGCGAGCATCCGGGGCGGGGCCAGCGGGAAGAGCAGGTGGCCGACGAGGGCGACCGCGGTGACGGTGGCCAGTACCCGGCGGGCCCACACGTAGTGCGCGGGGCGCCGCAGGTAGAGCCAGACCAGGAAGGCCACGGTGGCCGGGAAGTGGACGGTCGCGTAGTAGGTGTTCGCGACCTGGACCAGGGTGTCGCCGTGCAGCAGCACCGACTGCACCGAGCCCTCGCCGGGCAGCTGGACGGCTCGTTCCAGGTCCCACACGCGGTCCGCGTTGCGGAACGCCTCACCGGTGTGGCCGGTGGCCAGCTGCCGGCCGAACTTGTAGACGAGGAAGAGCCCTGCGACGAGCAGGAGCTCTCGGACGAGCGGCGGACGCGCTACGGCGTCCGACTCGGCTGGTGCAGGCTCGGTGCGGGCATTCATCCCCCGGCCCTTTCGCTGACGGTGGTGCGTGGGTGGTGCGGGCGGCGGCCCGTAGAGCTGGTGACTCCGCGAGCGTGCCCAACTCATCGATACGGGCGAGTACCGAAACGCCACTGTACCGATACGGCAGTGTACCGATACGGCCGGGTACCGGTACACTGGCGTATCGATTGATATAGGCCACACTGGAAGCCCCGAGCCCGAGCCGAGGAGAAGTGCCGATGACGTCGCAGGCCGCGGACGGACCGGAGACGGTCGCCGCCTCGCGCCGCTCCAAGATCACGCCCGAGCGTGAGCAGGAGTTCTTCGACGCCGTCCTCGACCAGATCCGTGAGTGCGGGTACGACGCCGTGACCATGGAGGGCATCGCCGCGAGCACGCGGTGCAGCAAGTCCACGCTCTACCGGCAGTGGAAGACCAAGCCCCAGTTCGTCGCGGCGGCCCTGCGGGCCAGCAGGTGTCCGCGCTTCGGCGGGATCGACACCGGGACGCTCGCGGGGGACCTG
Encoded proteins:
- a CDS encoding phosphatase PAP2 family protein, which codes for MNARTEPAPAESDAVARPPLVRELLLVAGLFLVYKFGRQLATGHTGEAFRNADRVWDLERAVQLPGEGSVQSVLLHGDTLVQVANTYYATVHFPATVAFLVWLYLRRPAHYVWARRVLATVTAVALVGHLLFPLAPPRMLAATGLVDTARVYGPSVYGPPSSDHLSNQFAAMPSLHFGWALMVAIGLIVATRSRRRWLWLLHPLLTLLVIVGTANHYWLDAIVAGVLLALALAVIHLPHRTRTTAGRGTEHLVPAEVPVDEPTLVGAGR